AGGTTTTCCACTCTGGGGCCCCAAGTGTGGGGAACACACTATACTTTTATAAGGGAAATGATGGATTCAAAGTGCTGTCCCCCATCTCCCACTCCCCATCTCTCTTAAGGTCAGACTTGTCCTGAGCCAGGAGGAGCTGAGGCTGCAGACCCCAGCAGAGACGCTGCTGAGTGACTCCATTGCCCATACTATGGTGCTGATTGTCGTAGAGGGCTGGGCCACATTGTCAGTTGATGGGTTTCTGAACGCCTCCTGTACAGTCCCAGGAGCCCCCATAGAGGTCCCCTATGGGCTCTTTGTTGGGGGCACTGGGAGCCTTGGCCTGCCCTATCTGAGGGGAACCAGCCGAGCCCTGAGGGGTTGCCTCCATGCAGCCACCCTCAATGACTGCAGCCTCCTCTGAGCTGCTGAAATCCCAGGTGCTGTTCAGCGTGACCCGAGGGGCACGTGACGGTGAGCTCAAGCCCAGGCACCCAGGCACAAAAAATGTTCACCCTCCTGGACGTGGTGAACCGCAAGGCCCGCTTCATCCACGATG
The window above is part of the Piliocolobus tephrosceles isolate RC106 unplaced genomic scaffold, ASM277652v3 unscaffolded_168, whole genome shotgun sequence genome. Proteins encoded here:
- the LOC111530634 gene encoding chondroitin sulfate proteoglycan 4-like, which encodes MQSGPRPPPPAPALALALTLAMLARLASTASFFGENHLEVPVATALTDIDLQLQFSTSQPEALLLLAAGPADHLLLQLYSGRLQVRLVLSQEELRLQTPAETLLSDSIAHTMVLIVVEGWATLSVDGFLNASCTVPGAPIEVPYGLFVGGTGSLGLPYLRGTSRALRGCLHAATLNDCSLL